A window of Synechococcales cyanobacterium T60_A2020_003 contains these coding sequences:
- a CDS encoding Uma2 family endonuclease has product MTAVTLSLNPTFNLTEEAFYQLCRTNPDLRFELTAQGKLVIMPPMGGEGSKREADLTFAVQLWNRQAKLGVVFSPSAGFTLPNGAIRSPDVAWIVQSRWDALTPEQRRKFPPIAPDFVIELRSDTDDWVVLQAKMREYIENGVRLGWLLNPQDQQVEVYQPGHSVEILQNVQSLSGEPVLPGFTLDLAEIFI; this is encoded by the coding sequence ATGACTGCCGTTACCCTAAGCCTAAATCCTACCTTTAATTTGACAGAAGAGGCGTTCTACCAACTCTGTCGAACCAATCCCGATCTCCGGTTTGAACTCACTGCTCAAGGAAAACTCGTGATTATGCCACCCATGGGTGGAGAAGGCAGCAAACGTGAGGCCGATCTGACCTTTGCAGTTCAGCTTTGGAATCGACAGGCGAAGCTCGGTGTCGTCTTCAGTCCCTCCGCTGGCTTTACGTTACCGAATGGTGCTATTCGCTCTCCCGATGTCGCTTGGATTGTTCAATCTCGCTGGGATGCCCTCACCCCTGAGCAACGCCGCAAATTCCCGCCGATCGCCCCTGATTTTGTAATTGAACTCCGCTCTGACACCGATGATTGGGTAGTTCTCCAAGCCAAAATGCGGGAATACATCGAAAATGGAGTGCGGCTAGGGTGGCTGCTGAATCCACAAGATCAGCAGGTGGAAGTCTACCAGCCAGGGCATTCTGTAGAAATTTTGCAAAATGTTCAGTCATTATCGGGAGAGCCAGTGCTGCCGGGGTTCACGCTGGATCTGGCTGAGATTTTTATCTGA